Proteins encoded by one window of Lathyrus oleraceus cultivar Zhongwan6 chromosome 1, CAAS_Psat_ZW6_1.0, whole genome shotgun sequence:
- the LOC127115719 gene encoding uncharacterized protein LOC127115719 — protein MDFGRRSVKKYNLINPKIDELKKLVSSIADPIGFRDRYGALISLLTLRMEEGLLQTLVQFYDPVYHCFTFPDYQLMPTLEEYAQLLHIPVADTVPFSGSEKLPEHSSLAKVLYMKKSEFKNNFTTKGGLPGFTAKFLMGKVSYFASQGCDIIVEHLFALLIYGLLLFPNIEGFVDSYAIRIFLSGNPIPTLLGDTYHSIHYRTLKGGGTIVCCIPLLYKWFVSHLPKSATFRDRKSGLQWSQRIMSLTQSDIAWYSRVLDDVKIIDSCGEFPNVPLMGTKGIISYNPVLARRQLGYPMKDKPPNILLEGIFLRDNEEDPTMKERVVRAWHRVCRKGRLELGKKDCTSYEPYLQWIRARAIQLKMPYPHHDPIKPAPLKTPYLPLDDKEELQATLERV, from the coding sequence atggattttggacggagaagtgtgaaaaagtacaatctcatcaatccaaagatagatgaactaaagaaactggtttcttcgatcgcagatcctattggtttcagagacagatatggggcacttatatctttattgacacttaggatggaagaagggttattgcagacattagtacagttctatgatccagtctatcactgtttcacattcccagactatcaactcatgcctacattggaagagtatgcccaattgcttcacatcccagttgctgatacagtacctttctctggttcagaaaagttacccgagcacagttctcttgcaaaagtgttgtacatgaagaagtcagaattcaagaataacttcaccaccaaaggaggTCTTCCAGGTTTTactgccaagttcttaatggggaaggtttcttattttgccagtcaaggttgtgatattattgtggagcatctgttcgccttgttgatctacggtttgttactatttcctaatattgaaggttttgtggattcatatgctatacgcatcttcctaagtggtaatcctattccaactttgctcggagacacctatcattccatccattaccgtactttgaaaggaggaggaaccatagtctgctgtataccgttactctacaaatggtttgtctctcatcttcctaagtcagctacttttcgggatcgcaagtcaggacttcagtggtcacagaggattatgtctcttacccagtcagatattgcatggtatagtagagttttagacgatgtgaagatcattgatagttgcggggagttccccaatgtgcccctcatgggcacaaagggaatcatttcttataatccagtacttgctaggagacaactcggttaccctatgaaggacaagcctcctaacattcttttagaaggtattttcttgagggataacgaggaggaccctaccatgaaagagagagtagtaagagcttggcatcgtgtttgtcgaaaagggagacttgaattgggtaagaaagattgtacctcctatgagccgtacctccagtggatcagagccagagctatacagttgaaaatgccatacccacatcatgatcctatcaaacccgctccgttgaagaccccctaccttccgctagatgacaaagaagaactccaagccaccttggagagggtctag